In a genomic window of Corynebacterium lizhenjunii:
- a CDS encoding methionine ABC transporter permease, giving the protein MTVTHLAEANWDRLGPTLGEAIVDTLIMVSVTMLVAGILGLGLGVLLYTTRPGGILQNKFIYLFINLAVNFVRPIPFIILLAFVQPLTMAVMGGSIGRNPATFVMIIAATFAVARIVEQNLVAIDPGVIEAARSMGASPWKIITSVIVPEALGPLVLGYTFLFIGVVDMSAMAGYVGGGGLGDFAIVYGYRSFEWEVTVVATLIIIVLVQAAQFFGNWLSAKIMRR; this is encoded by the coding sequence ATGACCGTAACCCACCTCGCAGAAGCCAACTGGGATCGCCTGGGCCCCACCCTGGGCGAAGCCATCGTCGACACCCTCATCATGGTCTCCGTGACCATGCTGGTCGCCGGCATCTTGGGCCTGGGCCTGGGTGTGCTGCTCTACACCACCCGCCCGGGCGGAATCCTGCAGAACAAGTTCATCTACTTGTTCATCAACCTGGCGGTCAACTTCGTCCGCCCCATCCCCTTCATTATCCTGCTCGCCTTCGTCCAGCCGCTGACCATGGCGGTCATGGGCGGCTCCATCGGCCGTAACCCCGCCACCTTCGTCATGATCATCGCCGCGACCTTCGCCGTGGCCCGCATTGTGGAACAAAACCTGGTGGCCATCGACCCGGGCGTCATTGAGGCCGCCCGCTCCATGGGCGCAAGTCCCTGGAAGATCATCACCTCCGTCATCGTGCCGGAGGCCCTCGGCCCGCTGGTGCTGGGCTACACCTTCCTCTTCATCGGCGTGGTGGACATGTCCGCCATGGCCGGCTATGTGGGCGGCGGCGGCCTGGGTGACTTCGCCATCGTCTACGGTTACCGCTCCTTCGAGTGGGAAGTCACCGTGGTGGCTACCCTCATCATCATCGTCCTGGTGCAGGCCGCCCAGTTCTTCGGCAACTGGCTCTCCGCCAAAATCATGCGCCGCTAG
- a CDS encoding methionine ABC transporter ATP-binding protein, with protein sequence MTHSQGTRIQFRNLSKVFNNNKTETLALDDITFDIEPGEIVGIIGYSGAGKSTLVRMINALDTPTSGEVLLDGTNIVGLPEAKLRGIRRNIGMIFQQFNLMSSRTAAGNVAYPLQLAGVPKAERTRRVQELLDFVGLGDKGSNYPEQLSGGQKQRVGIARALATNPSLLLADEATSALDPTTTQEVLDLLRKVNRELGITIVVITHEMEVVRSIADTVVVMENGRVVEKGSVFEVFSNPQTDTAAKFVATSLRNTPDVVEADDLLAHEGRLFTINLTEHSGFFTAASQLQADGGSIAIVHGGVTTLQQRSFGKVTVRLGGPAEAIDRFYTTLQATTDIEEIQR encoded by the coding sequence GTGACACACTCCCAGGGCACGCGAATCCAATTTCGCAACCTCTCCAAGGTCTTTAACAACAACAAGACTGAGACCTTGGCTCTCGATGACATCACCTTCGACATCGAGCCCGGTGAGATTGTTGGCATAATCGGCTACTCCGGTGCCGGCAAGTCCACCCTGGTGCGCATGATTAACGCACTGGATACGCCAACGTCCGGCGAGGTCCTCCTCGATGGCACCAACATCGTAGGCCTGCCGGAAGCTAAGCTGCGCGGCATCCGCCGCAACATCGGCATGATTTTCCAGCAGTTCAACCTCATGTCCTCACGCACTGCCGCCGGCAACGTGGCCTACCCGCTGCAGCTAGCTGGCGTACCCAAGGCGGAGCGCACCCGCCGCGTCCAAGAACTGCTGGACTTCGTGGGCCTGGGAGACAAGGGCAGCAACTACCCTGAGCAGCTCTCTGGCGGCCAGAAGCAGCGCGTGGGTATCGCGCGCGCCCTGGCCACCAACCCTTCCCTGCTGCTTGCCGATGAAGCCACCTCCGCCCTGGACCCCACCACCACCCAAGAGGTGCTGGACTTGCTGCGCAAGGTCAACAGGGAGCTGGGCATTACCATCGTGGTCATTACCCATGAGATGGAAGTGGTGCGCTCCATCGCGGATACCGTGGTGGTGATGGAAAACGGCCGGGTAGTCGAAAAGGGCTCCGTCTTTGAGGTCTTCTCCAACCCGCAGACCGACACGGCCGCAAAGTTCGTGGCCACCTCGCTGCGCAACACCCCGGACGTCGTAGAGGCTGATGATCTGCTGGCCCACGAAGGCCGCCTGTTTACCATCAACCTCACCGAGCACTCCGGCTTCTTTACCGCCGCGAGCCAACTGCAGGCCGATGGCGGATCCATCGCCATTGTCCACGGCGGCGTGACCACCTTGCAGCAGCGCTCCTTTGGCAAAGTCACCGTCCGCCTAGGCGGGCCGGCCGAGGCCATCGACCGTTTCTACACCACCTTGCAGGCCACCACCGACATTGAGGAGATCCAGCGATGA
- a CDS encoding MetQ/NlpA family ABC transporter substrate-binding protein produces MHIRRTLATAVAALAATTLVACSSSDSSTEAGSAESSSPIRIGTTDSNLEEWAIFEELAEEAGYNIKIQNFGDYATPNQALAEDQLDTNKYQHLKYLAEYNKGNNTKLVPLASTEIYPLAIFWKDHSDLKGIEGQTVVIPNDSTNQGRALLVLKQAGLVEFKDSNILTPTPADLDEAKSKVTVTPVDAAQTPTGYNEGRPAIINNSFWGDANVTIEDALFYDDPNNEEAEPYINVWAVRADSVDDKALNDLAKLWKDPKVTAAVLESSGNSAIAVDRPREELQEILERLEKQSS; encoded by the coding sequence ATGCACATCCGCCGCACCCTGGCCACTGCCGTCGCAGCCCTGGCCGCCACCACCCTGGTGGCCTGCTCCAGCTCTGACTCCTCCACCGAGGCAGGCTCCGCAGAATCCTCCAGCCCCATCCGTATCGGCACCACCGACTCCAACCTGGAAGAGTGGGCCATCTTCGAAGAGCTAGCAGAAGAAGCTGGCTACAACATCAAGATCCAAAACTTCGGCGACTACGCCACCCCCAACCAGGCACTGGCCGAAGACCAGCTGGACACCAACAAGTACCAGCACCTGAAGTACTTGGCCGAGTACAACAAGGGCAACAACACCAAGCTGGTGCCGCTGGCGTCCACCGAAATCTACCCGTTGGCCATCTTCTGGAAGGATCACAGCGACCTCAAGGGCATCGAGGGCCAGACCGTGGTGATCCCGAACGACTCCACCAACCAGGGCCGCGCCCTGCTAGTGCTCAAGCAGGCTGGCCTGGTCGAGTTCAAGGATTCCAACATCTTGACCCCCACCCCGGCAGACCTGGATGAGGCCAAGTCCAAGGTCACCGTCACCCCAGTCGATGCCGCCCAGACCCCCACCGGCTACAACGAGGGCCGCCCGGCAATTATCAACAACTCCTTCTGGGGCGACGCCAACGTGACCATCGAAGACGCCCTGTTCTACGATGACCCGAACAACGAGGAAGCCGAGCCCTACATCAACGTCTGGGCTGTGCGCGCCGACAGCGTCGATGACAAGGCCCTCAACGACCTGGCCAAGCTGTGGAAGGACCCGAAGGTTACGGCCGCCGTGCTGGAGTCCTCTGGCAACTCCGCCATCGCCGTGGACCGCCCGCGTGAGGAGCTGCAGGAGATCCTCGAGCGCCTGGAGAAGCAATCCTCCTAA
- a CDS encoding error-prone DNA polymerase, which yields MRFNGGEALPWSRVERILSGRPGPVPVPVDHLADAPSTAASSAGAAPVGVGQGAVPFAELHAVSAYSFLDGACEPEELVDRAVELGLCALAVVDRDGFYGLMKFVEASARAQLPALYGVELSLNEGVLTVLARSPEGYRRLSRLVARARMDAGEKGRVSYPPLPDVLTALGEECVYLLGWQWVEKIDTFIERIKIDCLVLEYESTQTPEDADHHAELDKLSGLRAIATACPAAATRSQARLAAAKRALARRDNLAAAAPHLHPMGAGWLRSGQQMLQLFPGREDLIAATVDLARECTFTWSALAPRLPDFTVPDGHSEQTWLEHLTWQRAAHRYASRPEEIWTQARRQIGHELGVIGKLGFPGYFLIVADLVDFCRSHNILCQGRGSAANSVVCFSLGITNAEPVSAGLLFERFLSPDRDGPPDIDIDIESGRREEVIQYVYRQHGRERAAQVANVISYRRKGAVRDAARALGYPQGTADAWAKGIHTPPADVESLAQQLLGQPRHLGIHSGGMVLCDRPLADVVPTEWARMEGRSVLQWDKDDCAAAGLVKFDLLGLGMLEALHHMLDLVEETTGRTINLWELDLTDPQVYAMLSRADAVGVFQVESRAQLSTLPRLKPQKFFDLVVEVALIRPGPIQGGSVHPYLRRRDGLEPVEYDHPVLEKSLGKTLGIPLFQEQLMQIAVDAAGFSGAEADDLRRAMGSKRSPARMAALRQRFYDGLRETNGIEGATADRLWQKIVAFAAYGFPESHAQSFASLVYFSAWMKYYYPAQFCVGLLRAQPMGFYSPQSLIQDARRHGIKILPVSVNDSGSQARVVRATDGSFAIRLGLNLIKGLGGKAAARIESARAASPNAAASPARAASPNAAASPARAASPNAADPGAPFAGIADLSRRADLSVEHVEALAAAGALDCLGVDRRQALWQAGVAATERADMLPGVSAITPPALPGMSAFELLATDIAATGVTPDSQPMQHLRTHLHQRGVLTAAQLPAAEDGSRVWTAGIVTHRQRPQTAGGVTFFGLEDETGLINVMVTPGLWSRDRLVARTAKVLLIRGIVQNASGAVTIAADKLEPLNIGECFSRGSRDFR from the coding sequence GTGCGGTTTAATGGTGGCGAGGCCCTGCCGTGGTCCCGTGTGGAGCGCATTCTTTCCGGCCGTCCCGGCCCGGTCCCGGTTCCGGTGGACCATCTTGCCGATGCCCCCTCTACCGCCGCCAGCTCTGCTGGTGCCGCGCCGGTGGGTGTTGGCCAGGGGGCGGTGCCTTTTGCCGAGCTGCACGCGGTGTCTGCTTATTCCTTCCTTGATGGCGCTTGTGAGCCGGAGGAATTGGTAGATCGCGCCGTGGAGCTGGGTCTTTGTGCGCTAGCGGTGGTGGACCGTGATGGCTTTTATGGGCTGATGAAGTTCGTGGAAGCCTCCGCGCGTGCACAACTGCCCGCGCTCTACGGCGTGGAGTTGAGTCTTAACGAAGGTGTACTGACGGTGCTGGCGCGCTCGCCGGAGGGCTACCGCAGGCTCAGCCGCCTGGTGGCGCGCGCCCGCATGGACGCGGGTGAAAAAGGTCGCGTGAGCTACCCGCCACTGCCAGACGTGCTCACGGCTTTGGGGGAAGAATGCGTGTACCTGCTGGGCTGGCAGTGGGTAGAGAAGATCGACACCTTTATCGAGAGAATAAAAATAGACTGCTTGGTACTCGAATACGAGTCCACCCAAACCCCAGAGGACGCCGACCACCATGCTGAGCTGGACAAGCTCTCCGGCCTGCGCGCTATCGCCACCGCCTGCCCCGCGGCGGCAACCCGCAGCCAAGCCCGCCTGGCCGCAGCCAAGCGCGCCCTGGCCCGCCGCGACAACCTAGCCGCAGCAGCCCCACACCTGCACCCGATGGGGGCTGGCTGGCTGCGCTCCGGGCAGCAGATGCTTCAACTCTTTCCCGGCCGCGAGGACCTCATCGCAGCCACAGTAGATCTAGCCCGCGAATGCACCTTCACCTGGTCCGCACTTGCCCCGCGCCTGCCAGACTTCACCGTACCGGATGGGCACAGCGAACAAACCTGGCTCGAGCACCTGACCTGGCAACGCGCAGCCCACCGCTATGCCAGCAGACCTGAGGAAATCTGGACACAGGCGCGGCGGCAGATAGGCCATGAGCTGGGGGTCATCGGCAAGCTAGGGTTCCCGGGCTACTTCCTCATCGTGGCGGACCTGGTGGACTTTTGCCGCAGCCACAACATCTTGTGCCAAGGGCGCGGCTCGGCGGCGAACTCCGTGGTGTGCTTCAGCCTGGGCATCACGAATGCGGAGCCGGTGTCTGCGGGGCTGCTCTTTGAGCGTTTCCTGTCCCCGGACCGCGACGGCCCGCCCGATATTGACATTGATATTGAGTCCGGACGCCGCGAGGAAGTGATTCAATACGTCTACCGCCAGCACGGGCGCGAGCGCGCCGCCCAGGTAGCGAACGTGATTAGCTACCGGCGCAAAGGTGCGGTGCGCGACGCCGCCCGGGCGCTGGGCTACCCGCAAGGCACCGCCGACGCCTGGGCCAAAGGCATCCACACTCCGCCCGCCGATGTGGAATCCCTGGCGCAGCAACTGCTGGGGCAGCCGCGTCACCTGGGCATTCACTCCGGAGGTATGGTGCTGTGCGACCGTCCGCTTGCCGATGTCGTGCCCACCGAATGGGCGCGCATGGAAGGCCGCTCCGTGCTGCAATGGGACAAAGACGACTGCGCCGCCGCCGGGCTGGTGAAGTTCGACCTGCTGGGGCTAGGCATGCTGGAGGCGCTGCACCACATGCTGGACCTGGTGGAAGAGACCACCGGGCGCACCATCAACCTGTGGGAACTGGACCTGACGGACCCGCAGGTCTACGCCATGCTCAGCCGTGCCGATGCCGTGGGAGTGTTCCAGGTGGAATCCCGCGCGCAGCTGTCTACCTTGCCGCGGCTGAAACCGCAAAAGTTCTTTGACCTGGTGGTGGAGGTGGCGCTGATTCGCCCCGGGCCCATTCAGGGCGGTTCAGTGCACCCCTATCTGCGCCGCCGCGACGGCCTGGAACCGGTGGAGTACGACCACCCGGTGCTGGAGAAATCCCTGGGCAAGACCTTGGGTATTCCGCTGTTTCAAGAGCAATTGATGCAAATTGCCGTCGATGCCGCCGGGTTCTCCGGCGCCGAAGCCGATGACCTGCGCCGAGCCATGGGCTCCAAGCGTTCCCCCGCGCGCATGGCCGCGCTGCGCCAGCGTTTCTACGACGGGCTGCGGGAAACCAACGGCATTGAAGGCGCCACCGCGGACCGGCTGTGGCAAAAAATCGTGGCCTTCGCCGCGTATGGCTTCCCGGAATCTCACGCGCAGTCTTTTGCGTCGCTGGTGTATTTTTCTGCGTGGATGAAGTACTACTATCCCGCGCAGTTTTGCGTGGGCCTGTTGCGGGCGCAGCCGATGGGCTTTTACTCCCCGCAGTCGCTGATTCAAGACGCCCGCCGGCACGGCATTAAGATTCTGCCGGTAAGTGTGAATGACTCCGGCTCACAGGCTCGCGTGGTGCGCGCCACTGATGGCAGCTTCGCTATTCGCCTGGGCCTGAACCTGATCAAGGGCTTGGGCGGCAAGGCTGCCGCCCGCATCGAGTCCGCCCGCGCCGCTTCGCCCAACGCTGCCGCCAGTCCCGCCCGCGCCGCTTCGCCCAACGCTGCCGCCAGTCCCGCCCGCGCCGCTTCGCCCAACGCTGCCGACCCTGGTGCGCCGTTTGCCGGGATTGCGGACCTGTCGCGCCGCGCGGACTTATCCGTCGAGCACGTCGAGGCCCTGGCCGCTGCCGGCGCCCTCGATTGCCTGGGCGTGGACCGCCGTCAGGCCTTGTGGCAGGCCGGCGTGGCCGCCACTGAACGTGCCGACATGCTGCCAGGGGTCTCCGCGATTACTCCACCCGCGCTGCCGGGTATGTCCGCCTTTGAGCTTCTGGCGACCGATATTGCGGCTACCGGAGTGACGCCCGATAGCCAGCCGATGCAACACCTGCGCACCCACCTCCACCAACGCGGCGTGCTTACCGCGGCACAGTTGCCTGCGGCGGAAGATGGCTCGCGGGTGTGGACGGCGGGTATCGTTACTCACCGCCAGCGCCCACAGACAGCGGGCGGCGTGACCTTCTTTGGCCTGGAGGATGAGACGGGGCTGATTAACGTCATGGTCACTCCAGGGTTGTGGTCCCGGGATCGGCTAGTGGCACGCACGGCGAAGGTCTTGCTCATTCGGGGTATCGTGCAAAACGCATCCGGCGCGGTGACCATCGCTGCGGACAAACTAGAGCCGCTCAACATCGGCGAGTGTTTCTCCCGCGGTTCCCGGGACTTCCGCTAG
- a CDS encoding HNH endonuclease signature motif containing protein — MNLETTLIGPGPTAPGAFIDGLAELAGETVESLVAQGWCPLAAAKTITLHTTYYGPTTYTGLQYKAITAARTQGHSIFALDLIETKTRRVADKLGKWKLRVKLCKTPAAEIEAVAREQLKELAKPREVKEGVSLTHHANGLATLKATGKSVDIMDVHAVVDPQDQVESFLAAFRGGGAGKQRYIPIIPIYIDQICEFVDRMHNPGRYPTDADIRVRASNGAILTGKDLLERLCLDYGFIAALSREHGPLDLYRYSRTANSKQRLLLLAEGAECSWIGCHLPFDKCQIHHIHPWNQGGQTNMSNLTPLCPHHNGANEDHPPDGIPIARGRMVRMGTGVGWQAPGGAPPIQTRPIAAPPSATPTTSPPPAHHQTTPPPEAYGQATPPPES; from the coding sequence ATGAACCTCGAGACGACGCTAATAGGACCAGGGCCCACAGCGCCTGGCGCCTTTATTGACGGTCTCGCCGAGCTAGCCGGTGAGACCGTAGAAAGCCTCGTCGCCCAAGGCTGGTGCCCACTAGCAGCAGCCAAAACCATCACCCTCCACACCACCTACTACGGACCCACCACCTACACTGGCCTGCAATACAAAGCCATCACCGCCGCCCGCACCCAAGGACACAGCATCTTCGCCCTCGACCTCATCGAGACCAAAACCAGGCGAGTTGCCGACAAACTCGGCAAATGGAAACTACGCGTCAAACTCTGCAAGACGCCTGCCGCTGAGATCGAGGCCGTTGCGCGTGAGCAGCTAAAAGAACTAGCCAAGCCGCGTGAAGTTAAAGAAGGCGTAAGCCTTACCCATCACGCTAATGGGCTAGCCACGCTCAAAGCCACGGGCAAGTCTGTGGACATCATGGACGTCCACGCCGTGGTTGACCCTCAAGACCAAGTAGAAAGCTTCCTGGCAGCCTTCAGGGGCGGGGGCGCTGGCAAACAACGCTACATCCCAATCATCCCCATCTACATTGATCAGATTTGTGAGTTCGTCGACCGGATGCACAACCCCGGGCGGTATCCCACCGATGCCGATATCCGCGTCCGCGCCTCCAACGGCGCCATTTTGACCGGCAAGGACTTGTTGGAGCGGTTGTGTCTGGACTACGGGTTTATCGCAGCCCTCTCCCGTGAGCATGGTCCTCTGGATTTGTACCGTTATTCGCGGACCGCTAACTCTAAGCAACGCTTATTGCTACTCGCCGAGGGAGCAGAATGTTCCTGGATAGGCTGCCACTTGCCGTTTGATAAGTGCCAGATTCACCACATCCACCCCTGGAACCAGGGTGGCCAGACCAACATGTCGAATCTGACCCCATTGTGTCCGCACCATAACGGTGCTAACGAAGACCACCCGCCAGATGGCATCCCGATAGCCCGGGGTCGGATGGTGCGCATGGGTACCGGGGTTGGGTGGCAAGCACCCGGTGGCGCCCCACCAATACAAACCCGGCCCATAGCGGCACCGCCATCAGCCACACCCACCACCTCCCCACCACCCGCCCACCACCAGACAACACCACCACCGGAAGCCTACGGACAGGCAACACCGCCACCGGAAAGCTAA
- a CDS encoding helix-turn-helix transcriptional regulator encodes MCPKRKPTKPLFNRVRVLRAERDLSRAELASAIGVNPQTIGALERGDHSPSLDLAFNICEVFDLPVEAVFSRNEFTPMSTEIYRPTSEGERRA; translated from the coding sequence ATGTGCCCAAAAAGAAAACCGACAAAACCGCTTTTTAACCGGGTCCGGGTACTCCGGGCGGAGCGGGACCTCTCGCGCGCCGAGCTTGCCAGTGCCATCGGGGTCAACCCCCAAACCATCGGCGCCCTCGAACGCGGAGACCACTCCCCCAGCCTGGACCTCGCGTTCAATATCTGCGAAGTCTTTGACCTGCCCGTAGAAGCCGTGTTCTCCCGCAACGAGTTCACCCCCATGTCCACCGAAATCTACCGCCCCACCTCCGAAGGAGAACGCCGTGCCTAA
- a CDS encoding PH domain-containing protein — translation MNPVSPKLTTARYLSNLPFWAVLALAAAAGGFFWDSWLYWAAGVCVAMLVWLVWLIPAQVKNMGWLETEDELLITKGKLWHTFTVVPYGRIQFVDVTAGPIERALGMKTVELHTASAGTDAKVRGLPTQEADALRERLAVQARERMSGL, via the coding sequence ATGAACCCGGTGTCGCCCAAGCTGACCACCGCGCGCTACTTGAGCAACCTGCCCTTCTGGGCGGTGTTGGCCTTGGCCGCGGCGGCGGGCGGTTTCTTTTGGGACTCGTGGCTGTACTGGGCCGCCGGGGTATGCGTGGCCATGCTGGTGTGGCTGGTCTGGCTCATTCCGGCACAGGTTAAGAACATGGGCTGGCTGGAAACTGAGGACGAGCTGCTGATTACCAAAGGCAAACTCTGGCACACGTTCACGGTGGTGCCGTATGGCCGTATCCAATTCGTTGACGTCACTGCGGGGCCCATTGAGCGCGCGTTGGGGATGAAGACGGTGGAGTTGCACACGGCATCGGCAGGCACGGATGCCAAGGTCAGGGGCTTGCCGACGCAGGAGGCGGACGCGCTGCGGGAGCGCCTGGCGGTCCAGGCACGCGAGAGGATGAGCGGACTGTGA
- a CDS encoding PH domain-containing protein, whose amino-acid sequence MDSLAEQGFRPVHRLTPLLRFWSAILAVLTIGLLNIGAQGFNDIAHFLSEGHWGALLRGTLIGLGGFAALCAALWLVSGVWWRRMGYRVDGEEISLRHGLLTTALRSARYDRIQAVDVVEDVIARIFGLAVVRVETAGGNSSVIQIAYLRKQEAEALRQEIMGHVRGAGPAVSASAPLLADAPLPAGDPAAAADQAPALIEQVPIQRTLLAEALRPMALVLLVAAGVAWFTPLSAAVLLPMVVGIVPSLWNLVDSSWKFTLVCDESAGNTVLNLHYGLADRRRQTIRLDRIHGVRVAQPLLWRAFGWYQVHVSVAGYGSAAGKASGTTRILPVGTREQAMELFRVVSALSAAEIEQYARPEGHTQPTYTSPSKAWLVSPVDLRQQAVTLHNGVAIVHKGRLSRRVMVVETSHIQELTYKAGPLSQLLGIATVRFDLVGGPVRMAGANLTPADATALLTRLRQRRLPGMPTQPEIAQP is encoded by the coding sequence ATGGATTCTTTGGCTGAGCAGGGCTTTCGCCCGGTGCACAGGCTGACGCCGTTGCTGCGTTTTTGGTCGGCGATTTTGGCGGTGCTGACTATTGGGCTGCTCAACATTGGTGCGCAGGGCTTTAACGATATTGCGCATTTCCTCAGCGAGGGCCACTGGGGTGCGCTGCTGCGCGGCACGTTGATTGGTCTGGGTGGTTTTGCGGCGCTGTGTGCGGCGTTGTGGCTGGTCTCGGGGGTGTGGTGGCGCCGGATGGGCTACCGGGTGGATGGCGAGGAGATTTCGTTGCGCCACGGGTTGTTGACCACGGCGCTGCGCAGTGCGCGCTATGACCGCATCCAGGCTGTGGATGTGGTGGAGGATGTGATTGCGCGTATTTTTGGCCTGGCGGTGGTGCGCGTGGAGACGGCCGGCGGTAATTCTTCTGTGATTCAGATTGCGTACCTGCGCAAGCAGGAGGCCGAGGCGCTGCGTCAGGAGATTATGGGCCATGTGCGTGGCGCTGGTCCTGCCGTGTCTGCCAGTGCCCCCTTGCTTGCCGATGCCCCTCTGCCTGCCGGTGACCCTGCTGCCGCTGCCGACCAGGCGCCTGCGCTGATTGAGCAGGTGCCTATCCAACGCACACTGCTGGCCGAGGCTCTGCGACCAATGGCGTTGGTGCTGCTGGTGGCGGCTGGGGTGGCGTGGTTTACTCCGCTTTCGGCGGCCGTGCTGTTGCCGATGGTGGTGGGTATTGTGCCTTCGCTGTGGAATTTGGTGGATTCTTCCTGGAAGTTCACGCTGGTCTGCGATGAGTCCGCGGGCAATACGGTACTGAACTTGCACTATGGCCTGGCGGACCGGCGCCGGCAGACTATCCGTTTGGACCGGATTCACGGCGTGCGGGTGGCGCAGCCGTTGTTGTGGCGGGCTTTTGGCTGGTACCAGGTGCATGTCTCCGTTGCGGGTTATGGTTCCGCCGCGGGCAAGGCTTCTGGTACTACGCGGATTCTGCCGGTGGGTACTCGCGAGCAGGCGATGGAGCTGTTCCGGGTGGTCTCGGCGCTTTCGGCAGCAGAGATTGAGCAGTATGCTCGCCCGGAGGGGCACACCCAGCCCACGTATACCTCGCCGTCGAAGGCGTGGCTGGTCTCCCCGGTGGACCTGCGCCAGCAGGCCGTCACGTTGCACAATGGCGTGGCCATCGTGCATAAGGGAAGGCTGTCGCGCCGCGTGATGGTGGTGGAGACCTCCCACATTCAAGAGCTGACGTATAAGGCCGGGCCGCTCAGCCAGCTGCTGGGCATTGCCACCGTGCGCTTTGATCTGGTGGGTGGCCCGGTGCGCATGGCCGGTGCGAACCTCACGCCTGCCGATGCCACCGCTTTACTCACCCGCCTGCGCCAGCGCCGGCTGCCCGGCATGCCCACCCAACCCGAGATCGCGCAGCCCTAG
- a CDS encoding tRNA (cytidine(34)-2'-O)-methyltransferase: protein MSQLHIVFDNPVIPTNTGNAIRTAAVMGATLHLIEPLGFNFDDKHLKRAGLDYHDLADLRIHPNFEACMAALPDSRVFAFTTQAKRWFTDVAYRDGDVLLFGTEPTGLPDAHRTHPRITSEVRIPMVPARRSMNLSNAASTAAFEAWRQLGFDGAV from the coding sequence ATGAGCCAGCTGCACATCGTCTTTGATAATCCGGTCATCCCCACCAATACTGGCAACGCCATTCGCACCGCCGCGGTCATGGGCGCCACGTTGCACCTGATTGAGCCGCTGGGCTTTAATTTTGATGATAAGCACCTCAAGCGCGCAGGTCTGGACTACCATGACCTGGCGGATCTGCGCATCCACCCCAATTTTGAGGCCTGCATGGCGGCCCTGCCGGACTCCCGGGTCTTTGCTTTTACTACCCAGGCCAAGCGCTGGTTTACCGATGTCGCCTACCGCGACGGCGATGTCCTCCTCTTTGGCACCGAACCCACCGGCTTGCCCGATGCCCACCGCACCCACCCCCGCATCACCAGCGAGGTCCGCATCCCGATGGTGCCCGCGCGGCGTTCCATGAATCTGTCCAACGCCGCGTCTACCGCGGCCTTTGAGGCGTGGCGCCAGCTGGGCTTCGACGGCGCTGTCTAA
- a CDS encoding bifunctional methylenetetrahydrofolate dehydrogenase/methenyltetrahydrofolate cyclohydrolase codes for MSATKLDGQLHRDEIFADLAQRVAALKEQGITPGLATVLVGDDPGSHSYVKMKHRDCEQLGINSIRRDLPGDITQQELEAVIEELNNDPACTGYIVQLPLPKHLDENKILEKIDPDKDADGLHPVNLGKLVLNEDAPLPCTPNGCISLLRRFGVELDGAKVVVIGRGVTVGRPIGLMLTRRSENATVTLCHTGTKDLAAETRAADVIIAAAGKAHMLTADMVKPGAAVLDVGVSRVDGKLAGDVAPEVWDVAGYVSPNPGGVGPLTRAFLVHNIVERAEKLAAEKSA; via the coding sequence ATGAGTGCTACCAAACTAGACGGACAATTGCACCGCGATGAGATTTTCGCTGACCTGGCCCAGCGCGTGGCCGCCCTCAAAGAACAAGGCATAACCCCCGGGCTGGCAACCGTGCTGGTGGGCGATGATCCGGGTTCTCATTCTTATGTGAAGATGAAGCACCGCGACTGCGAGCAGTTGGGTATCAACTCTATCCGGCGCGACCTCCCGGGGGATATTACGCAGCAGGAGCTGGAGGCCGTCATTGAGGAGCTGAATAATGATCCCGCCTGCACGGGCTACATTGTGCAGCTGCCCCTGCCCAAGCACTTGGATGAGAACAAGATTCTAGAAAAGATTGACCCGGACAAGGACGCCGATGGCCTGCACCCGGTCAACCTGGGCAAGCTGGTGCTCAACGAGGACGCCCCGCTGCCGTGCACACCCAATGGTTGTATTTCTTTGCTGCGTCGTTTCGGCGTGGAGCTTGACGGCGCCAAGGTGGTGGTCATTGGCCGCGGCGTGACCGTGGGCCGGCCGATTGGCCTGATGCTCACCCGCCGCAGCGAGAACGCCACCGTGACCTTGTGCCACACCGGCACTAAAGACTTGGCGGCAGAGACGCGTGCTGCTGACGTGATCATCGCTGCCGCGGGCAAGGCGCACATGCTCACCGCGGACATGGTCAAGCCCGGAGCCGCTGTCCTGGATGTGGGCGTATCGCGTGTAGACGGCAAACTGGCCGGCGATGTTGCCCCGGAGGTCTGGGACGTGGCCGGTTATGTCTCCCCGAACCCCGGCGGCGTGGGTCCGCTGACGCGCGCTTTCTTGGTGCACAACATTGTCGAACGCGCTGAGAAGCTCGCTGCCGAGAAATCCGCCTAA